ATACACAAATTATAAAAACACCTTAATTAGTAATATGTTGCAAAATTCAGAATTTTTAATTCCTACTCTAATAACTATAGCAATAGCTACAATTATTTTTTTGGTTATTTATTTTAGTAAAAAGAATATTATTTTAAGAAAATTATCAAAATTTAAGCCTAAACGAATTACACAATTTAGAACCAATGAGCTAACAAAAGTATCAGGTAAAGTTTTGCAAGTTGAAAAACCTTTTGTTGCACCGTATAGTAAGCGAAAATGTGTCGCTTATATTTTTGAAGTGAAACAAAAAGTAAGTACAGGAAAAAGTTCGCATTGGAAAACATTGGTTAAAAAAGAAGATATACAAGATTTTTTTATTGAAAAAGATGGCGAGTTAGTCATGGTTAAACCATCTCTAGAAAGCAGTAATTATTATAGTTATATGGTTGAAGATAAAAGTGTAAATTCAGGAACATTTAATACGCCAACACCTAAGTTTCAAAACGTTTTAGATGATTTTGGTATTCAAAGTGAGACCTGGTTAGGGTTTAATAAGACCTTGAAATATTCTGAAAGAATTATTGAAATAGGCGAAACTATAACCGTTGGAGGTGTTGCTAAATGGAAAGTGTTAAACGAACCCATTGAAGGATATCATTACAGTAAAATTGCCGCATTAGAAAGTAATGATACGCAGAATCTTATAATTACAGATTTACCTAAAGCTATAGAAGTAAGACGAAGAAATCTTTAATTATTTCCAGGTTTGCCCTTTTAACTTCATGGCGGCTTTAAGGACATCTTTTTGACTTATTTGACCAACCAATTTGCCATTTTCAACTATAGGAAATCGACGTCTTTTAGCATTTAAAAACTTGTTGGCAGCATCAAAAATATTCATGTTACCATCAATAGTTTCTACATTTAAAGCCATGTATTTTTCAATGGTTTTATCTTGCATTGGCATATTGTAATAACGACTTTCACTAATTTGTTTAATACAATCGCCTTCAGATATAATACCAATTAATTCATTCTTTTCATTAACAACAGGACCACCAGATATTCTGTGTTTAATTAATGCCTGCATCACACTTTCAATAGTTTGAGTAGGATTAAACGTAATTAAATCGGTAGTCATATAATCACTAACCTTTAAAGGTGTGTCGTCTGTATTATTTGTTTGTTGCCTTCTAGCCCCTTGAAAACTCTTTATCCCCATGATTAAT
The nucleotide sequence above comes from Flavobacteriaceae bacterium HL-DH10. Encoded proteins:
- a CDS encoding CBS domain-containing protein, with protein sequence MGIKSFQGARRQQTNNTDDTPLKVSDYMTTDLITFNPTQTIESVMQALIKHRISGGPVVNEKNELIGIISEGDCIKQISESRYYNMPMQDKTIEKYMALNVETIDGNMNIFDAANKFLNAKRRRFPIVENGKLVGQISQKDVLKAAMKLKGQTWK